Proteins encoded together in one Ammoniphilus sp. CFH 90114 window:
- a CDS encoding carbohydrate ABC transporter permease, giving the protein MKYSKKSDLFQLLVFLAPAILFFALMKIIPFFMGMYYSFTDWNGISAVKTWVGFNNFIRLFQDEDFSNSFIFTAKYTVVVVIINNLLAFLLAFLLTRKIRFRNPVRTVIFMPNVIGGILLGFIWLFIFTRGFPTVGKLTDLAFFNLPWLGTENTAFWGIIIVSVWQFVGYLMVIYVAGILSVPHELIEAADMDGATSLQKVWHIILPLIMPVITVCMFLTLSTSFKVFDVIYSLTKGGPFRSTEPVALNIYTEAFGRNNMGLGSAKAFIFFVIVALLTLLQVWFTKRKEVE; this is encoded by the coding sequence ATGAAATATAGCAAAAAAAGTGATCTTTTTCAACTTTTAGTCTTTTTAGCTCCTGCGATTCTTTTTTTCGCTTTGATGAAGATTATACCCTTCTTCATGGGCATGTACTATTCCTTTACCGACTGGAATGGCATATCCGCGGTGAAAACCTGGGTAGGATTTAACAACTTTATCCGCCTCTTCCAAGATGAAGATTTTTCCAACTCCTTTATATTTACGGCTAAGTATACCGTTGTCGTCGTCATCATCAACAACCTTCTCGCCTTTTTATTAGCCTTTTTATTAACAAGAAAAATCCGTTTTAGAAACCCCGTACGCACGGTTATTTTTATGCCTAATGTGATTGGAGGGATTCTACTTGGATTTATTTGGCTCTTTATCTTCACCAGAGGCTTTCCTACTGTGGGAAAGCTTACCGATCTCGCCTTTTTCAATCTACCATGGCTGGGTACGGAGAACACAGCATTCTGGGGAATTATCATTGTGAGTGTCTGGCAATTTGTCGGTTACCTGATGGTGATTTACGTAGCTGGAATTCTGAGCGTACCTCACGAATTAATAGAAGCCGCAGATATGGACGGAGCCACCAGTCTACAGAAAGTATGGCATATTATTCTTCCCTTAATCATGCCTGTGATTACCGTCTGTATGTTTTTAACGTTATCCACCTCTTTTAAGGTGTTTGACGTCATTTACTCTTTAACCAAAGGAGGACCTTTCCGATCCACCGAACCAGTAGCACTCAACATTTATACAGAAGCCTTCGGCCGGAACAATATGGGACTAGGGTCAGCCAAGGCCTTTATTTTCTTCGTCATTGTCGCCTTACTCACCTTGCTTCAGGTCTGGTTCACCAAAAGAAAGGAGGTTGAATAG
- a CDS encoding carbohydrate ABC transporter permease, translating to MIFKGRWFLELLAIVIAILFLIPFYFILVNSVKSFGDIIMDGASWPKAFMWVNYVRVWETINFPRAFWNSLVVTVFSVAGMAIISAMAAYRIVRRPTVFSKVILFLFVSAMVIPFQSIMIPLVQVANGLNMLNSHVGLIFIYWGLGVPLSVFLFQGFIKTIPIELEEAAVIDGCSPYGVFWKVVFPLLKPVTVTVIILQSLWVWNDFLLPSLILQNTDLRTIPLANFSFFSEYTKQWDLGLAGLVMSITPLLIFFLFMQKHIIDGITGGSIKG from the coding sequence ATGATCTTTAAAGGACGCTGGTTCTTGGAGTTACTGGCCATTGTCATCGCCATATTATTTTTAATTCCTTTCTATTTCATTCTAGTTAATTCCGTAAAGAGCTTCGGAGATATCATCATGGATGGGGCTAGCTGGCCCAAGGCATTCATGTGGGTCAATTATGTAAGAGTATGGGAAACGATCAACTTCCCGAGAGCTTTTTGGAATTCTCTTGTTGTAACGGTTTTTAGCGTCGCTGGCATGGCCATCATTAGCGCGATGGCGGCTTACCGTATTGTACGAAGGCCTACCGTGTTCAGTAAAGTCATCCTCTTCTTGTTTGTTTCTGCTATGGTTATTCCTTTTCAATCCATCATGATCCCACTCGTCCAAGTGGCCAATGGTCTAAATATGCTAAACAGCCATGTGGGCCTTATCTTCATCTATTGGGGTTTAGGCGTACCGTTATCCGTGTTCTTATTCCAAGGATTTATCAAAACGATTCCCATCGAACTAGAAGAAGCCGCAGTTATCGATGGCTGCTCACCCTATGGAGTATTCTGGAAAGTGGTATTCCCCTTATTAAAGCCTGTGACCGTTACTGTTATCATCTTGCAAAGCTTATGGGTATGGAATGACTTCTTGCTTCCCTCCCTAATTCTACAAAATACAGATCTGAGAACCATACCGCTTGCTAATTTCTCTTTCTTTAGTGAGTATACCAAGCAATGGGACCTAGGGCTTGCAGGTTTGGTTATGAGCATTACCCCCTTGCTGATCTTTTTCCTCTTCATGCAAAAACATATTATCGATGGAATTACGGGGGGATCCATTAAAGGGTAA